The following are encoded in a window of Rubellicoccus peritrichatus genomic DNA:
- the der gene encoding ribosome biogenesis GTPase Der: MIPPERTVAIVGRPNVGKSRLFNRLVGKRMAIVHDMPGVTRDLASAEVEDNYNLLDTGGIGMKPEMTPQMIHDATEEQVDFAVQAASVIVFVTDGIEGLTVIDEELAKQFRRYGKPVVLVVNKIDKQSAVRNLDDFFKLGLGDPQAISAEHGDGVDVLHEVIVSQMPPYKPPFYSKKEERRIRICLCGRPNVGKSSLGNRLLKAPRLIVSEVAGTTRDAIETDLDYTDSDGTELKFRLMDTAGVKPRRKLGSSLDYFSGLRTSGAIERTDIAFLVLDAMTGVTKHDKTLAGEVLKFGKGLVIVVNKWDLALEQFREQPVRGYETEKEFREAFAEAVDKELFFLPKSPILFVSAVSGFKVESILKAARTVDVTSGLQLPTGALNKTLSKLMDKQAPRIVGKKRFKVYYSVHVSSRPITIRMFCNREEQLDDRYRRYLETGLREAFQLEGCPIRLDLVGKPQDSNPYHTPLAPGKDRKAKNTLDKHSRGKKRST, encoded by the coding sequence ATGATTCCTCCAGAACGCACAGTGGCCATTGTTGGCCGACCCAATGTAGGCAAAAGCCGTCTCTTTAATCGACTGGTTGGTAAACGCATGGCAATTGTTCATGACATGCCTGGCGTAACGCGGGATCTGGCATCTGCCGAGGTCGAGGATAACTACAATTTGCTGGATACGGGCGGCATCGGAATGAAACCTGAAATGACGCCCCAGATGATCCATGATGCGACTGAAGAACAGGTGGACTTTGCGGTTCAAGCCGCGTCGGTTATTGTATTCGTAACCGATGGTATCGAAGGCCTTACCGTTATTGATGAAGAACTGGCCAAGCAATTTCGCCGCTACGGCAAGCCAGTGGTCTTGGTCGTAAACAAAATAGACAAGCAATCCGCCGTAAGGAATCTGGATGATTTCTTCAAATTGGGCCTTGGTGACCCTCAGGCGATTTCGGCTGAGCATGGTGACGGTGTTGACGTTCTGCACGAAGTAATCGTCAGCCAAATGCCACCTTATAAGCCGCCCTTTTACTCCAAAAAGGAGGAAAGACGCATTCGTATTTGCCTTTGTGGCCGTCCAAATGTGGGGAAATCTTCATTGGGTAACCGTTTGCTGAAAGCACCTCGCTTGATTGTTAGTGAGGTTGCAGGAACGACTCGTGATGCCATTGAAACTGATTTGGATTACACCGACTCTGATGGAACTGAATTGAAGTTTCGCTTGATGGATACGGCTGGTGTGAAACCACGCCGAAAGCTTGGTTCTTCGCTCGATTATTTTTCGGGGTTACGCACCAGCGGTGCGATTGAAAGAACGGATATCGCCTTTTTGGTTCTGGACGCCATGACCGGTGTCACCAAGCACGATAAGACTTTGGCTGGCGAAGTGCTCAAGTTTGGCAAGGGTTTGGTCATTGTCGTAAACAAATGGGACCTGGCATTGGAGCAATTCAGAGAACAGCCTGTGCGTGGCTATGAGACAGAAAAGGAATTCCGTGAAGCTTTTGCTGAAGCGGTTGATAAGGAGCTGTTTTTCCTTCCGAAATCCCCCATTCTTTTTGTTTCAGCTGTCAGTGGATTCAAAGTGGAAAGTATCCTCAAGGCTGCCCGTACTGTTGATGTGACCTCTGGCTTACAGTTGCCGACTGGTGCTCTGAACAAGACACTGAGTAAGCTCATGGATAAGCAAGCTCCACGCATTGTTGGGAAGAAGCGTTTTAAGGTATACTATTCGGTTCATGTATCAAGCCGCCCAATAACCATACGCATGTTCTGCAATCGAGAGGAGCAGCTTGATGATCGTTATCGCCGTTATCTGGAAACTGGTTTACGCGAGGCTTTTCAGTTGGAAGGGTGCCCAATACGTTTGGATCTGGTCGGCAAACCTCAGGACAGTAATCCTTACCATACCCCGCTTGCTCCGGGAAAAGACCGCAAGGCAAAGAACACACTTGATAAGCACTCTAGAGGAAAGAAACGATCGACTTAA
- a CDS encoding carboxy terminal-processing peptidase, which yields MREFTLRHTSWLLIGASILALFSSANAERTPSDQFHTTPTMRFETKHLVFYLERQHYLGTTIGELDQDKLIKDFLDDFDVNRLYLRSSDIRGFEERYGESLSDFLEDGYLDPAFKMFLVFRDRVDTRMKWIMNYLDQEIPLNEMGTYAPDRSEAEWPVTVAEADELWKNRLKFEIVNELLANQDTDDDAEVDVTEENVLVNAELLEDGKMGAIVKDDSNKAAEKLKSETTDVVVVTEEAEIDDFDEKLKEAKEEIRKRYERVAKWVGEIEPTEVQEVFLTTLTHQYDPHSTYMSADTLEEFAIAMRNSLVGIGALLSDDEGYCTIRELLPGGPAEYCKQLSSGDQIVGVGQGEEGEMVDVIGMKLNKVVKMIRGKKGTTVRLLIKPGEGDPSERKTVNLIRDEIQLTAKLARAEVFEVPSGDKTIPIGVIDLPAFYGSGDSDKGHSSTTEDVEELVLKLKEIGVEGIVLDLRNNGGGLLSEAINLTGLFIPVGPVVQVKDYIGHVQEYLDQDPKVVWDGPLMVLVSRFSASASEIAAGALKNHGRALIVGDPETHGKGTVQAVFEMNRSNFLSMLKPRRGAAKVTIQKYYLPDGTSTQIKGVESDIVLPSLNMHLPIGEGDLPNALAWDRIDSLDWDYDLSPRGEESSVKPTLIDFLRKQSLQRQASLDEFDYLTDNIDWFRLRQEQKEFSLNLDNRQAKREKDLEFRDTMKDRLKELSEMNFDSDEILLQVALEQQAEHDAIVAEKESLEDKPLTEIIDGDGSAEVGAVVAAAEIPEDLEIDEEETPDFDIHLRESLRIMADWIEAQDLDDSTAQNVASTVPGQKS from the coding sequence ATGAGAGAATTTACTTTGAGACATACCTCCTGGCTCCTCATCGGAGCATCCATTTTAGCTCTTTTCAGTTCAGCGAATGCCGAGCGAACACCGAGTGATCAGTTTCACACCACCCCGACGATGCGCTTCGAGACGAAGCATCTGGTTTTCTACCTTGAACGTCAGCATTATCTCGGCACCACGATTGGAGAGCTTGATCAGGATAAACTGATTAAGGATTTCCTTGATGATTTTGATGTCAACCGACTCTATCTCCGTAGTTCTGATATCCGTGGTTTTGAGGAACGCTATGGGGAGTCGTTGTCTGATTTCCTGGAAGACGGCTATCTGGATCCCGCATTTAAGATGTTTCTGGTTTTCCGTGATCGTGTAGATACTCGGATGAAGTGGATCATGAATTATTTGGACCAGGAAATTCCACTCAATGAGATGGGCACTTATGCGCCTGATCGCAGCGAAGCAGAATGGCCTGTGACAGTAGCAGAAGCTGATGAGCTATGGAAAAATCGCCTGAAATTTGAAATTGTTAACGAATTACTCGCCAATCAGGACACGGATGACGATGCCGAAGTCGATGTCACTGAAGAGAACGTCCTGGTTAATGCTGAGCTTTTGGAAGACGGCAAAATGGGGGCAATCGTAAAGGATGATTCCAACAAAGCCGCAGAAAAGCTGAAAAGCGAAACAACCGATGTGGTTGTTGTGACGGAAGAGGCTGAAATTGACGATTTTGACGAAAAGCTCAAAGAGGCAAAAGAGGAGATTCGCAAGCGCTATGAACGTGTAGCCAAGTGGGTAGGGGAGATCGAACCAACTGAGGTTCAGGAAGTATTTCTAACAACGCTGACGCACCAGTATGATCCCCATAGCACCTACATGTCGGCGGATACGCTGGAGGAATTCGCAATTGCCATGCGCAACAGTCTCGTAGGGATTGGAGCATTGCTTTCCGACGATGAAGGTTATTGCACAATCCGTGAATTACTTCCCGGAGGTCCTGCAGAGTATTGCAAGCAACTTAGCTCCGGAGATCAGATCGTTGGTGTTGGTCAGGGCGAAGAGGGTGAGATGGTTGATGTCATCGGCATGAAGCTTAACAAAGTCGTGAAGATGATTCGCGGCAAAAAGGGCACGACTGTCAGACTCTTAATCAAGCCAGGCGAAGGTGACCCATCTGAGCGAAAAACGGTTAATTTGATTCGTGATGAGATTCAACTGACGGCCAAACTGGCGCGGGCCGAGGTTTTCGAGGTTCCCAGTGGTGATAAGACCATCCCGATTGGTGTTATCGATCTGCCAGCATTCTATGGATCTGGTGATTCTGATAAGGGTCACTCCAGCACCACTGAAGATGTTGAAGAACTGGTCCTCAAGCTCAAGGAAATCGGGGTAGAAGGCATTGTCCTTGATCTCCGTAATAATGGTGGTGGATTGTTGTCGGAAGCGATCAATCTTACAGGCCTTTTCATCCCGGTCGGACCTGTTGTTCAGGTTAAGGACTACATCGGTCATGTTCAGGAGTATCTCGATCAGGACCCCAAAGTGGTTTGGGATGGCCCACTCATGGTGCTTGTTTCACGTTTTAGTGCGAGTGCATCAGAGATCGCCGCAGGTGCACTTAAGAATCATGGTCGTGCGTTAATCGTTGGAGATCCCGAAACCCACGGTAAAGGCACTGTTCAGGCGGTTTTCGAAATGAATCGCTCCAATTTCCTTTCTATGCTGAAACCACGAAGAGGTGCTGCCAAGGTCACTATTCAGAAGTACTATCTTCCAGATGGAACCTCGACTCAGATCAAGGGTGTGGAGTCGGATATTGTCCTCCCATCTTTGAATATGCACTTACCCATTGGTGAGGGTGACTTGCCCAACGCACTTGCCTGGGATCGTATTGATTCACTCGATTGGGACTATGATCTAAGTCCGAGGGGTGAAGAGTCTTCGGTAAAGCCTACTCTTATAGATTTTCTTCGTAAGCAAAGCCTCCAACGTCAAGCGTCCCTTGATGAATTCGATTATTTAACCGATAACATTGATTGGTTCCGTTTACGTCAGGAACAAAAGGAATTTTCGCTTAATTTGGACAACCGACAGGCCAAACGTGAAAAGGATCTCGAGTTCCGGGATACAATGAAAGACCGCTTGAAGGAGTTGTCTGAAATGAATTTCGATTCTGATGAAATCCTGCTGCAGGTTGCCTTGGAGCAGCAGGCTGAGCATGATGCCATTGTTGCAGAAAAGGAGTCACTCGAAGATAAACCTTTGACCGAAATTATCGATGGTGATGGCTCTGCTGAGGTTGGTGCCGTTGTCGCAGCTGCAGAGATCCCAGAGGATCTTGAAATTGATGAAGAGGAAACGCCTGATTTCGATATTCATCTCCGCGAAAGTTTGCGCATAATGGCAGATTGGATTGAGGCTCAGGACCTTGATGACTCAACTGCGCAGAATGTCGCATCTACCGTGCCCGGCCAGAAAAGCTGA
- a CDS encoding ABC transporter ATP-binding protein, which produces MKTIWRVSQYLFRYRGLFWLTIFLAVTMTGLQVYIPRQIQTILEGVGGDGSLSSLWIGVGTIAALYFGSELCNGLRILINNTLEQKVLVDMRREVHSKLLGLPVSFFDQRKSGEISSRVIEDVATVERALLDGTEIGVRAFVMIVGVSVALFLENAFLAWFVFLPVPILLILGYFYSKHGRKLWKKVRESAGDLNSLLVEDIQGNRLIQTFGLQERESGRFDERAQLLRRRTLKAMYRWAVYNPGTTFITNLGLVSVVGVGGYLIFAGNADFDFPAMVAFLIWANMLYMPIGQLHGLNHMLAAGKASGDRVFEILDAEVDVEPPEAPKAFPAGLLGVSFRNSTFNYPERAAVLENFNLEVEPGKVTALVGHTGAGKSTVANLAMRTYDVTGGSVLLGGVDIRELSINDIRQNIGHVAQDPFLFEGSVRDNMLLAKENATDDELIEALKGASAWEFVSKLPDGLDTNIGEKGIRLSQGEKQRLTISRVILKNPPIVILDEATASVDTITERQIQSALDNLMAERTVIVIAHRLSTIRKADKIVVLERGKILEQGNHAELIMKQERYAELWLHQVDVLEEEEALRTN; this is translated from the coding sequence ATGAAAACAATCTGGCGAGTTTCTCAATATCTTTTCCGCTATCGCGGGCTTTTCTGGCTGACGATCTTCCTGGCGGTCACCATGACGGGCTTGCAGGTTTATATCCCACGTCAGATCCAAACAATCCTGGAAGGCGTTGGTGGCGATGGATCACTCAGCAGTCTATGGATTGGGGTTGGAACCATTGCCGCACTTTATTTTGGGAGTGAATTATGTAACGGCCTGAGAATCCTCATCAATAACACCCTGGAGCAGAAGGTGCTTGTTGATATGAGGCGGGAGGTTCATAGCAAACTACTCGGTCTACCAGTTTCATTTTTTGACCAGCGGAAAAGCGGAGAGATCTCCTCACGCGTGATTGAGGATGTCGCAACGGTTGAAAGAGCATTATTGGATGGAACTGAAATCGGTGTTCGAGCATTTGTTATGATCGTCGGAGTTTCCGTGGCATTGTTTTTGGAGAACGCTTTTCTGGCCTGGTTTGTTTTTCTCCCCGTTCCCATCCTGCTAATCCTTGGCTATTTCTATTCAAAGCACGGGCGCAAGCTCTGGAAAAAAGTAAGAGAATCAGCAGGTGACTTGAACAGTCTGCTGGTCGAAGACATTCAAGGTAATCGACTTATTCAAACCTTTGGTTTACAAGAACGCGAATCAGGACGCTTTGACGAACGAGCTCAACTCCTTCGTCGTCGCACACTCAAAGCGATGTATCGCTGGGCAGTCTATAATCCTGGCACGACATTCATAACAAATCTTGGACTTGTCAGTGTGGTTGGTGTTGGAGGCTATCTCATCTTCGCGGGCAATGCTGACTTTGATTTTCCGGCGATGGTCGCATTTCTGATCTGGGCAAACATGCTGTACATGCCCATCGGCCAGCTCCACGGTCTCAATCACATGCTTGCAGCCGGAAAAGCCAGTGGAGATCGTGTCTTTGAGATACTCGATGCAGAAGTTGATGTGGAACCTCCAGAAGCACCCAAAGCATTCCCAGCAGGATTGCTTGGAGTTAGTTTTCGCAACTCGACCTTCAATTACCCAGAGCGAGCAGCTGTACTTGAAAACTTCAATCTGGAGGTGGAGCCAGGCAAGGTAACCGCCCTTGTAGGCCATACTGGTGCAGGCAAAAGCACTGTCGCAAATTTGGCAATGCGCACTTATGATGTCACAGGCGGGTCTGTTTTACTTGGCGGCGTGGACATACGGGAGCTTTCCATCAATGACATTCGCCAGAACATAGGCCATGTCGCACAGGACCCATTTCTCTTCGAAGGCTCAGTCAGAGACAATATGCTTCTGGCCAAAGAGAACGCCACCGACGACGAACTCATAGAAGCTCTGAAAGGAGCAAGTGCCTGGGAATTTGTAAGTAAACTTCCGGATGGCCTTGATACAAATATTGGCGAGAAAGGTATCCGCTTATCACAGGGCGAAAAACAACGTCTCACGATTTCGAGGGTTATTCTGAAGAACCCGCCTATTGTCATTCTCGATGAAGCAACTGCGAGCGTGGACACAATTACTGAACGGCAAATCCAATCTGCATTGGATAACCTAATGGCCGAGCGAACGGTAATTGTGATTGCTCACCGCTTATCAACAATTCGCAAAGCCGATAAAATTGTGGTTCTGGAGCGTGGAAAAATCCTGGAGCAAGGCAACCATGCCGAACTGATCATGAAGCAGGAAAGATACGCCGAACTTTGGCTCCATCAAGTTGATGTGCTTGAAGAAGAAGAAGCCTTGAGAACGAATTAG
- the ptsP gene encoding phosphoenolpyruvate--protein phosphotransferase, translated as MTEDVQKAEKILRGVAASPGVAHGEVFVILQKEHDIPIFQVEDALHSQEVARFEEALSRTHHQIASVRNEVAKRLGEEEAKIFDAHLMVLEDKALIDEVISEMEDTGYNVEYCFRSVCERFIEAFSTLQDEYIRERVADIRDVEKRVLDNLLGETSNSLAEMAADRIIASEDIAPSDAAELEQARVLGIVTDAGSRTSHTVIMARSLSIPAVVGLHDVTQRLMTGDYIIVDGYEGLVIINPTEATLYRYGELKEERKNIQKVFRSSAQKPAETQDKHTLPVYANIGSLEDCDEIREAGGEGVGLFRTEALFMKADGFPTEEEQFQIYHQVAQRLNPLPVVIRTLDLGGDKYTSAMAFGDPESNPFMGFRAVRFCLEHQDVFKDQLRAILRASAFGNVRIMYPMISGVQELLQANAVLDEAKDELRERKAAFDENTKVGSMIEIPSAAVTADLLAQHCDFFSIGTNDLIQYLLAVDRVNDRIAHLYNPNHPAVLRTLAQIMEAGNKAKIPVGICGEMATDPLYVPLLFGLGAHEISATASALPEIKFMLRQIKLKDAQDLAKDVLNESEPDAIADMLETFYLNHMEHVVGKK; from the coding sequence TTGACTGAAGACGTTCAAAAAGCTGAAAAGATTTTACGTGGTGTAGCTGCATCTCCAGGCGTGGCACATGGCGAAGTCTTTGTCATACTTCAAAAAGAGCACGATATCCCGATTTTCCAAGTTGAGGATGCGCTTCACTCTCAGGAAGTAGCCCGCTTTGAGGAAGCATTGAGTCGGACGCATCACCAGATTGCATCCGTCCGCAATGAGGTTGCGAAGCGCCTGGGTGAGGAAGAGGCCAAGATTTTTGATGCTCACCTCATGGTACTCGAGGACAAAGCGTTGATCGATGAGGTCATTAGCGAAATGGAGGACACTGGCTACAATGTCGAGTATTGCTTCAGATCTGTCTGTGAACGTTTTATCGAAGCCTTTTCAACTCTTCAGGATGAATACATCCGCGAACGCGTGGCAGATATTCGTGATGTTGAAAAACGTGTGCTCGACAATCTCCTTGGCGAAACCAGCAACAGTCTGGCCGAAATGGCTGCAGACCGTATCATCGCATCTGAAGATATTGCGCCATCTGACGCTGCTGAACTGGAGCAAGCCCGGGTGCTGGGGATTGTAACGGATGCCGGGAGTCGCACGAGCCATACAGTCATTATGGCTCGCTCATTGTCGATTCCTGCTGTCGTAGGGCTCCACGATGTGACGCAGAGGTTGATGACTGGAGACTACATCATAGTCGACGGTTATGAAGGCCTGGTCATCATCAATCCGACCGAGGCGACTCTTTATCGCTACGGCGAACTGAAAGAAGAGCGAAAGAATATTCAAAAAGTTTTCCGTTCTTCAGCGCAGAAACCAGCCGAAACACAAGATAAGCATACGCTGCCCGTATATGCGAATATTGGTAGCTTAGAGGATTGTGATGAGATTCGCGAGGCAGGCGGGGAAGGTGTTGGTTTATTTCGAACAGAAGCTCTCTTCATGAAAGCAGATGGATTTCCAACCGAGGAAGAACAATTTCAGATCTATCATCAAGTCGCGCAACGCCTGAATCCACTTCCAGTGGTTATCCGCACACTTGACCTTGGTGGCGATAAGTATACTTCAGCGATGGCTTTTGGAGACCCCGAAAGTAACCCATTCATGGGTTTTCGCGCCGTTCGTTTCTGCCTGGAGCATCAGGATGTCTTTAAGGACCAGCTCCGAGCCATCCTGCGAGCTTCAGCTTTTGGGAACGTCAGAATCATGTATCCAATGATCAGTGGTGTGCAGGAGCTTCTGCAGGCCAACGCTGTTCTGGACGAGGCAAAAGACGAATTGAGAGAGCGTAAAGCTGCCTTTGATGAGAATACTAAAGTTGGCAGCATGATCGAAATACCAAGTGCTGCCGTCACTGCCGATCTTCTGGCTCAGCATTGCGACTTTTTCAGTATTGGGACAAACGACCTGATCCAATACCTCCTGGCGGTTGACCGGGTAAACGATCGCATCGCCCACCTTTACAATCCAAATCATCCAGCCGTTCTGAGAACACTTGCGCAGATCATGGAAGCTGGAAACAAGGCAAAGATACCTGTTGGCATATGCGGCGAAATGGCGACCGACCCACTTTATGTGCCTCTTCTATTTGGTCTCGGAGCCCATGAGATAAGTGCCACTGCCAGTGCACTCCCCGAGATAAAGTTCATGCTGCGTCAAATTAAACTCAAAGATGCACAGGATCTTGCAAAAGATGTCCTCAATGAATCGGAGCCAGACGCAATTGCAGATATGCTAGAGACTTTTTATCTCAACCACATGGAGCATGTGGTTGGCAAAAAATAA
- the prmC gene encoding peptide chain release factor N(5)-glutamine methyltransferase encodes MDSLLNLLNKSSEFLTAKGVPQARLDAELIFAHTLNCKRLDLYLQFERPITPSEADLLRPLIVRRSKREPLQYILSSTEFFGLTLKCDSRGLIPRPETEELVEHLVESYKSDSPSEILDLGTGSGCLGLALAKAFPEAKVTLVDQSADALKLAEENANSNGLSERTIMIQSDWLSMLHGKKFDLIVSNPPYLTEAEWESAEPEVSDHEPKAALVGGGDDGGDDLRRIITEAPDFLNAGGMLGMETGINQHSSLKETASVTGLSDFRSENDLSGRPRFVFARR; translated from the coding sequence ATGGATTCTCTGCTCAACTTGCTCAACAAATCATCGGAATTTTTGACTGCCAAAGGTGTCCCGCAAGCACGACTCGATGCAGAGCTGATTTTTGCTCACACCCTTAATTGTAAGCGGCTTGATCTATATCTGCAATTCGAACGCCCGATTACGCCATCAGAGGCTGACCTCTTAAGGCCCCTGATTGTTCGTCGAAGTAAGCGAGAACCACTGCAATACATTCTGAGCAGCACAGAGTTTTTCGGACTGACTTTGAAATGTGATTCCCGTGGCCTGATACCACGCCCTGAAACGGAAGAACTCGTCGAGCATCTGGTTGAGTCCTATAAATCCGATTCGCCAAGTGAAATCCTTGATCTCGGCACGGGCAGTGGATGCCTCGGCCTGGCATTGGCAAAAGCTTTCCCGGAAGCGAAAGTCACGCTAGTCGATCAATCGGCAGATGCCTTGAAGCTAGCCGAAGAGAACGCAAACAGCAACGGACTTTCCGAACGAACAATCATGATCCAATCTGATTGGCTCTCGATGCTTCACGGTAAAAAGTTCGATCTGATTGTTTCCAATCCACCTTACCTGACTGAAGCGGAATGGGAAAGTGCCGAGCCAGAAGTCAGCGATCACGAACCAAAGGCAGCATTAGTCGGTGGTGGTGATGACGGTGGTGATGACCTTAGGCGTATCATCACTGAGGCGCCTGATTTCCTAAATGCTGGAGGTATGCTGGGCATGGAAACCGGCATAAATCAGCATTCATCTTTGAAAGAAACAGCATCAGTAACTGGTCTGTCGGATTTCCGATCAGAAAACGATCTTAGTGGGCGACCTCGCTTCGTTTTTGCAAGGCGTTAA
- a CDS encoding DUF5069 domain-containing protein → MSDSQKSRPIPGSTGEVLTTLPSPYLPHPATGLLHLPRFIAKIRYVQEHGQLPASYRKNYKRGFDRFLCMHLGVDPSDVEKAVMESATEDELDKRLNELFPDDIRAAAWNREIVQKGMTEAGREFLGDALREMGCSDRVKEIKSVADLIDFDEGRIA, encoded by the coding sequence ATGTCTGATTCTCAGAAGTCACGGCCTATTCCCGGCTCAACCGGCGAAGTATTGACGACCTTGCCGTCGCCTTATCTGCCGCACCCTGCCACAGGGCTGCTGCATTTACCGCGTTTTATCGCCAAGATACGCTATGTTCAGGAGCACGGTCAACTACCGGCAAGCTATCGGAAAAATTACAAACGTGGTTTTGACCGCTTTCTCTGTATGCACTTGGGAGTTGACCCGTCAGATGTTGAAAAGGCCGTTATGGAATCTGCAACTGAAGATGAGCTGGATAAGCGCTTGAATGAGCTGTTTCCCGACGATATTCGCGCTGCTGCCTGGAATCGCGAGATTGTGCAAAAAGGCATGACCGAGGCTGGTCGCGAGTTTTTGGGTGATGCACTTCGCGAAATGGGATGTTCAGATCGGGTTAAAGAGATCAAATCGGTGGCTGATTTGATTGATTTCGACGAAGGAAGAATAGCGTAA
- a CDS encoding STAS domain-containing protein — MSADIVQIQSGDNTLVCAFIGPMNAERCNQVQKQIEESIESSGLPVVFDMKEVEFAASSFLRIVLTVNKKVGRERFQVVNVDPKVKKVFKMSGIWDALKLEG, encoded by the coding sequence ATGTCCGCAGATATTGTCCAAATCCAGTCCGGTGATAACACGCTTGTATGCGCCTTTATAGGGCCGATGAATGCAGAGCGCTGTAATCAAGTTCAGAAGCAGATTGAAGAATCGATCGAATCGTCTGGTCTGCCAGTCGTATTTGATATGAAAGAGGTCGAGTTCGCCGCTTCCTCGTTTCTACGGATTGTTTTGACGGTTAATAAAAAAGTAGGCCGCGAGCGCTTCCAGGTTGTTAATGTAGACCCAAAGGTGAAGAAGGTTTTCAAAATGTCCGGAATTTGGGATGCGTTGAAGCTGGAAGGCTAG